One part of the Nitrospira defluvii genome encodes these proteins:
- a CDS encoding multiubiquitin domain-containing protein has product MTEAKNNESTKQGPFQIIVDHKPHKWDEPFITGLQIKSLAGVDPSTYAAWQDVPGPEDVLLNDDTKVDLRKPGAERFFTGKKTTTEG; this is encoded by the coding sequence ATGACCGAAGCAAAGAACAATGAGAGCACCAAGCAGGGTCCCTTTCAGATCATCGTGGATCACAAACCTCATAAATGGGATGAGCCTTTTATTACTGGCCTCCAAATCAAGAGCCTCGCCGGTGTTGACCCGTCAACTTACGCTGCGTGGCAGGATGTGCCGGGACCAGAGGATGTTCTGCTCAACGACGATACGAAGGTAGATTTGCGCAAACCAGGTGCAGAACGTTTCTTTACCGGCAAGAAGACGACAACGGAAGGGTAG
- a CDS encoding ImmA/IrrE family metallo-endopeptidase, with translation MASFPVSTSDLTRLVERDAEDLDLFADLSVYGADVEGLTEFFPGRKPRVKIASLLADDERRENRLRTTLTHEYGHVHFHAYLWELESTRGTLFQAKLNGNRQICKRDNILDAAQSDWMEWQAGYACGALLMPVSPVRRLVGEYQESNGLYGIIGLNDSHARNLIEAVQASFQVSADAARVRLSKLGILGETGGGASLFGR, from the coding sequence GTGGCTTCATTTCCCGTTTCGACAAGCGATCTCACTCGTTTGGTTGAGCGCGATGCAGAAGACCTTGATCTTTTCGCAGATCTTTCGGTCTATGGAGCAGATGTAGAAGGACTTACTGAGTTCTTTCCAGGTCGGAAGCCAAGGGTGAAAATAGCTTCTCTCCTCGCCGATGATGAGCGCCGAGAAAATCGTCTGCGGACGACGCTCACTCATGAATATGGGCACGTCCATTTTCATGCCTACCTGTGGGAACTTGAATCCACTCGGGGCACATTATTTCAGGCTAAGCTAAACGGCAATAGACAGATCTGCAAACGAGACAACATTCTGGATGCGGCTCAGAGTGACTGGATGGAGTGGCAGGCTGGCTATGCCTGCGGTGCCCTATTAATGCCCGTAAGTCCAGTCCGCCGTCTTGTGGGAGAATATCAAGAGTCCAATGGGCTGTATGGAATCATTGGGTTAAATGATTCGCATGCTCGAAACCTCATTGAAGCTGTACAGGCCAGTTTTCAGGTCTCCGCTGACGCCGCCCGTGTACGGCTGAGTAAGCTGGGAATTCTCGGCGAAACGGGCGGAGGCGCTTCTCTCTTCGGTCGTTAA
- a CDS encoding helix-turn-helix domain-containing protein: MSPKDMTTFGLAISQARKDKGWALKDLASRVLREDGNAISPQYLNDIEHDRRSPSSDHMVKQFAEALGIDRDWLYYLAGRFPEDVRKKQLSENEVAEAMIAFRSGPKPKGRQ, translated from the coding sequence ATGAGTCCGAAAGACATGACGACGTTTGGCCTCGCGATAAGTCAGGCTCGGAAGGACAAGGGGTGGGCGTTAAAGGATCTTGCTTCACGAGTGCTGCGCGAAGATGGGAATGCCATTTCACCGCAGTACTTAAACGACATCGAACATGACCGGAGAAGCCCTTCCTCCGATCATATGGTCAAGCAGTTTGCCGAAGCACTGGGTATCGATCGCGACTGGCTCTACTACCTTGCCGGCCGGTTCCCCGAAGACGTGCGGAAGAAGCAACTGTCTGAGAATGAAGTGGCCGAGGCGATGATCGCGTTCAGAAGTGGTCCGAAACCCAAGGGGCGACAGTAG
- a CDS encoding ThiF family adenylyltransferase, with product MKSHSLTIREEHLLQLKHHLLRDDACERAVYLLCNQASIGYDPWDRCAHSKYLVAKVIPVPDAEILQSTPDRVTWGTASFVRLLKEAATHKQVLAIVHNHSGGMASFSSQDDENEPDLVQLAVNRNGPGTKLISMILTSDETLIGRVWLYPAYRAYESLGMIQVIGAQYRLHYAGRGGGASIPALHRQALAFGNALNGDLRKLRVGIVGCGGTGSAVAILLARLGVGQLVVIDNDIVDQTNLNRLHGARQADADAMRPKVEVVAREITEMGLGVRVVPIETWVGDPGCRDALRACDVLFGCTDDHDGRLFLNRFSYYYLIPVIDVGLAIEVDHGSPPSVKALDGRVTVLGPHHACLLCREVINPETARAESMRRDDPAEYERRKAESYVAGEGNPNPAVVTFTTELACMGVNELIHRLQGFRGSEGAAANRVRKFHLSEDRRPAHKPGPACGICAGDGIWGKGDTEPFLGRVG from the coding sequence GTGAAGAGTCACAGTCTAACCATTCGAGAAGAGCACCTTTTGCAGTTAAAGCATCATCTCCTACGGGATGATGCGTGCGAACGAGCCGTCTATCTCCTGTGCAATCAGGCGTCGATCGGCTATGACCCGTGGGATCGGTGCGCCCACAGCAAGTATCTGGTGGCGAAAGTCATCCCGGTTCCGGATGCGGAGATCCTTCAGTCGACGCCAGATAGGGTCACCTGGGGCACAGCATCTTTCGTGCGACTTCTCAAAGAGGCCGCGACGCATAAGCAGGTTTTGGCTATCGTTCACAACCATTCTGGGGGTATGGCGTCGTTCTCGTCACAGGACGATGAGAATGAACCAGATCTTGTGCAGTTGGCAGTCAACCGTAACGGTCCCGGAACGAAACTTATCAGCATGATCTTGACCAGTGATGAGACGCTTATCGGTCGAGTATGGCTATATCCCGCATATCGTGCCTATGAGAGTTTGGGCATGATCCAGGTGATAGGCGCCCAGTACAGATTGCATTATGCGGGACGTGGGGGTGGCGCTTCCATTCCGGCGCTCCACCGACAGGCACTCGCATTCGGGAATGCACTCAATGGCGATCTGAGAAAGTTAAGAGTCGGCATCGTAGGTTGCGGTGGGACGGGCAGTGCGGTTGCCATACTGCTGGCGCGGTTGGGTGTGGGGCAACTGGTGGTTATCGACAATGATATCGTGGATCAGACGAATTTGAATCGGCTACATGGTGCGCGGCAGGCGGATGCCGACGCAATGCGGCCGAAAGTCGAAGTTGTGGCACGCGAGATCACAGAAATGGGTCTTGGTGTGAGGGTTGTTCCCATTGAGACATGGGTCGGCGATCCGGGATGCCGGGATGCATTACGAGCCTGCGACGTCTTATTCGGCTGCACTGATGACCATGATGGTCGCCTTTTTCTAAATCGGTTCTCTTATTACTACTTGATTCCTGTGATTGACGTAGGATTGGCCATTGAGGTGGATCATGGCAGCCCACCTTCCGTGAAAGCGCTCGATGGCAGAGTAACCGTTCTCGGGCCTCATCATGCGTGCTTGTTATGTCGTGAGGTCATCAATCCTGAGACCGCGAGGGCCGAATCGATGCGGCGTGATGATCCTGCAGAATATGAACGGCGCAAGGCCGAATCCTATGTGGCTGGGGAGGGCAATCCCAATCCTGCTGTGGTGACTTTCACGACAGAACTTGCCTGTATGGGAGTGAATGAATTGATCCACCGCCTCCAGGGCTTTCGCGGTTCTGAAGGCGCCGCTGCCAATCGCGTACGAAAATTTCACCTCAGCGAGGATCGCCGGCCTGCCCACAAACCAGGACCTGCGTGTGGCATTTGCGCCGGTGACGGCATTTGGGGAAAAGGCGATACGGAGCCGTTTCTCGGAAGGGTCGGTTAG
- a CDS encoding DUF6527 family protein — protein sequence MSSIKAWWRVLQIWLGLIPRPDFVVRVVSDHPTPESIAPGVIYVVGGPGYKKWAYLRCPADKSEIIQLSLMQKRKPRWDVTLDSLNRPTVFPSVRQLEGSYAHFWIKKGSVEWCEDTGRKPIFGRKSLDVTG from the coding sequence ATGAGCAGTATCAAAGCATGGTGGAGAGTATTGCAGATCTGGTTAGGGCTCATCCCTCGGCCAGACTTTGTGGTCCGAGTAGTTTCCGACCATCCGACCCCTGAGTCTATTGCGCCGGGGGTTATTTATGTTGTGGGCGGGCCAGGATACAAGAAGTGGGCTTATTTGCGCTGTCCAGCCGATAAGAGTGAGATCATTCAGTTGTCGCTGATGCAAAAGCGCAAGCCGAGATGGGATGTAACCTTAGATTCTTTGAATCGTCCCACCGTATTTCCTTCAGTACGGCAGCTAGAGGGTTCATACGCGCATTTCTGGATCAAGAAGGGGAGTGTCGAGTGGTGTGAGGATACTGGAAGAAAACCAATATTCGGGCGTAAATCACTTGACGTGACCGGTTAA
- a CDS encoding helicase-related protein: MSSHVVLFERIPHAVLREANDWGIRVLDLASPPRRLWGSQAALPAPVRTHIDPYQTQPYSLPGELLTAPLSDGDTWSAMSKRSLARFEAFFLVAEDPQRRLDTREVVTLAHQVSLVRHIIDTPGRRRVLIGDEVGLGKTVVAGLIIQELLAANSGLRVLYLAPARLVANVGREFKRLSLFFREWKSQDGDARLETDSRIIASIHRAVHPNHFERLLQSRPWDLIVVDECHHLSAWGDGGVDPVRKYRLVRDLVSAQSAESRLLLLSGTPHQAHAARFDNLLRLLQLPGESQDAAAGRVIYRTKEDVRDWDGNPLFPRRQVNPPIVVDLDPDHRSWLADIHGFFQPHPIPGSQAVQRAAGWKCAQALQWAASSPNAGLGYLVRQSLRAGWTLEQAPLSEAIAALRPYRSGAPDEPVESVYGRLVAEIGRQASDDDVEDIEENVDELSSEVDHGALASLIRQGIKLVRSPRQLKWERLWRDVLQPAGREKIVLFAQPIETVLALAIWLQNKTGQRPAIIIGGQTDAERDGEVARFKDATGPQFLISSRAGGEGINLQFSRRLVHLDVPWNPMEMEQRVGRVHRFGSRETILVDTIVVRDSRETQAWSVARERLTAIAQTLVAPDRFETVFSRVMCLIPPEELQTVLINSSASPLADNEVQRLSSLVESGFRDWQNFHDRYAANQRQIREQPAGLARWRHVSDFLTHYGGAEKAIGIARTRFVQRDGQVETVEQSADVLKLSDGSLCFVGDFDGGLFTGQSSNLVGPLGLNLPPVAELLRTCASPASPTGAAHLRWGDDQKQLRSRLGHEVIFLAFVRQTFRLDSIGGIHEVGTELAAYVVGQDQTSLLSPEDRAGLFDMSRLATVRVRPVESPLFVRTVAEELRLINELRRPSEEDIKQGLRYAVWPILALHLSA, encoded by the coding sequence ATGAGTTCTCATGTGGTTCTCTTTGAGCGCATTCCGCACGCCGTTCTCCGGGAGGCGAACGACTGGGGAATTCGTGTTCTTGATTTAGCCTCTCCTCCACGGCGTCTATGGGGAAGCCAGGCGGCCCTTCCGGCTCCGGTTCGCACCCATATCGACCCCTATCAAACGCAGCCCTATTCGCTGCCCGGGGAATTGCTCACCGCTCCATTGTCCGATGGGGATACGTGGAGCGCCATGAGCAAGCGGAGTCTCGCCCGGTTTGAAGCATTCTTCCTCGTCGCCGAAGACCCTCAGCGTCGCTTGGATACCAGGGAAGTCGTCACGCTCGCCCATCAAGTGAGTTTGGTTCGCCACATTATCGACACCCCTGGCCGCCGTCGGGTCCTTATTGGTGATGAAGTTGGCCTTGGGAAAACGGTCGTGGCTGGGCTCATCATCCAAGAGTTGCTTGCGGCCAATTCAGGGCTGAGGGTTCTGTATCTCGCACCAGCACGCCTGGTTGCGAATGTCGGTCGCGAGTTCAAGCGATTGTCCTTATTCTTCAGAGAGTGGAAGTCCCAAGATGGCGATGCTCGGCTCGAAACAGACAGTCGGATCATCGCCAGCATTCATCGCGCGGTGCATCCCAACCATTTTGAGCGGCTGCTTCAATCGCGCCCTTGGGATCTCATCGTCGTCGACGAGTGTCATCATCTGAGCGCCTGGGGCGATGGAGGCGTTGACCCTGTCAGGAAGTATCGCTTGGTTCGGGATCTCGTGTCCGCGCAGTCCGCCGAGAGTCGTTTACTGCTCTTGTCCGGGACCCCTCATCAAGCTCACGCAGCTCGTTTCGATAATCTCCTGCGGTTGCTACAACTGCCAGGCGAATCACAAGACGCGGCGGCAGGCCGTGTCATTTACCGCACCAAGGAAGATGTTCGCGATTGGGATGGCAATCCTCTGTTCCCACGGCGGCAGGTCAATCCGCCGATCGTGGTTGATCTTGATCCAGACCACCGGTCCTGGCTGGCGGACATTCACGGCTTTTTTCAGCCTCACCCGATTCCAGGAAGTCAGGCTGTACAGCGTGCGGCCGGCTGGAAGTGTGCGCAAGCCCTGCAATGGGCCGCGTCCAGTCCCAATGCCGGCCTCGGCTACCTTGTGCGTCAGTCGCTCCGTGCGGGATGGACCTTGGAACAAGCTCCGCTCTCCGAAGCGATCGCTGCATTGCGCCCGTATCGCTCGGGTGCTCCGGACGAACCCGTTGAATCTGTCTACGGGCGGCTGGTTGCCGAGATCGGTCGCCAGGCTTCTGACGATGATGTTGAAGATATTGAGGAAAACGTCGACGAGCTGAGCAGCGAAGTCGACCATGGCGCCCTGGCCTCGCTGATCCGACAGGGAATCAAGCTGGTTCGCTCGCCGCGCCAATTGAAATGGGAACGGCTCTGGCGCGATGTCCTTCAACCGGCCGGGCGGGAAAAGATTGTTCTCTTCGCCCAGCCCATTGAAACCGTTCTGGCGTTGGCTATCTGGTTACAAAACAAGACCGGCCAGCGGCCTGCGATCATCATTGGAGGGCAAACCGATGCAGAGCGGGATGGGGAAGTCGCACGCTTCAAGGATGCAACTGGCCCGCAATTCCTCATCTCATCCCGCGCCGGCGGTGAGGGCATCAATCTCCAGTTCTCCCGACGCTTGGTGCATCTTGATGTGCCCTGGAACCCGATGGAAATGGAACAGCGGGTTGGTCGCGTGCATCGGTTCGGTTCTCGCGAAACCATCCTGGTTGATACCATTGTGGTGCGTGATAGCCGCGAGACCCAAGCTTGGAGCGTGGCCCGGGAAAGACTCACGGCGATCGCACAAACGCTCGTTGCCCCTGACCGATTTGAGACCGTCTTCTCGCGCGTCATGTGCCTCATTCCGCCAGAGGAATTACAGACAGTGCTCATCAACAGTTCCGCCTCACCTTTGGCGGACAACGAGGTTCAGCGGTTATCGTCTCTCGTAGAATCAGGATTCCGCGACTGGCAAAATTTCCATGACCGCTATGCTGCGAACCAACGCCAGATTCGTGAGCAACCGGCTGGACTTGCTCGGTGGCGTCACGTTTCAGATTTCCTGACCCATTACGGTGGAGCTGAAAAAGCTATCGGCATTGCTAGAACCCGCTTTGTCCAACGTGATGGGCAGGTCGAAACGGTGGAACAGTCAGCCGATGTTCTGAAGCTCAGTGATGGGTCGCTGTGTTTTGTCGGTGACTTCGATGGCGGTCTTTTTACTGGCCAATCTTCCAACCTGGTTGGACCGCTCGGCTTGAACCTTCCACCCGTGGCTGAACTGCTGCGTACTTGTGCCAGCCCTGCGTCTCCCACTGGAGCAGCTCACTTACGTTGGGGCGACGATCAAAAGCAACTCCGTTCACGGCTCGGCCATGAGGTCATCTTTCTCGCGTTTGTTCGTCAGACCTTTCGGCTCGATTCCATCGGGGGCATCCACGAGGTGGGCACCGAATTGGCCGCTTATGTTGTGGGCCAAGATCAAACGTCCCTGCTTTCCCCCGAGGATCGCGCTGGACTTTTTGATATGAGTCGCTTGGCAACGGTTAGGGTCCGTCCTGTTGAGTCTCCATTGTTCGTGCGTACCGTGGCGGAAGAGTTACGGCTCATCAATGAATTGCGCCGTCCTTCCGAAGAGGACATCAAGCAGGGCCTGCGTTACGCGGTCTGGCCGATTCTCGCTTTGCACCTGAGCGCATAG
- the drmC gene encoding DISARM system phospholipase D-like protein DrmC produces MLSSKTVSALTEARRHCTADVWRQLIERISFSEAYPNRESIAQATAGLANSHTAWLLSEAFLSGLDTKWSQIAGGMLAIDYFVCQNGPIADFIWTGPANGRFPVRRIDQVLYDLMAAAQQRILLVTFAAHRIQHLCQHLSAAVARGVALTLIVEREDESEGQLTADALHAFRELPLEQTRVLYWPIENRERNEAGRPGKLHAKCAIVDNTALVGSANFTDDAFNRNMELGVTLRDPTMVESLFSHFEELRRKSTLKEMDLKQRR; encoded by the coding sequence ATGCTTTCGTCCAAAACAGTTTCCGCGTTAACCGAGGCTCGGCGGCACTGTACCGCTGATGTCTGGAGACAACTGATTGAGCGGATCTCATTCTCAGAAGCCTATCCCAACCGTGAATCGATTGCACAGGCCACGGCAGGGCTGGCTAATTCCCATACTGCCTGGCTTCTATCCGAGGCCTTTCTCTCAGGATTGGACACGAAATGGAGCCAGATCGCCGGAGGCATGCTCGCAATAGATTATTTCGTTTGTCAAAACGGGCCGATCGCAGACTTCATCTGGACTGGTCCTGCCAATGGCAGGTTCCCGGTTCGTCGAATCGACCAAGTGCTCTATGACCTCATGGCGGCTGCACAACAAAGGATTTTACTCGTGACCTTCGCTGCTCATCGGATCCAGCACCTGTGCCAGCATCTCTCGGCGGCAGTGGCTCGCGGTGTCGCCCTAACACTGATCGTTGAACGAGAAGACGAATCAGAAGGCCAATTGACCGCCGATGCGCTTCATGCGTTTCGGGAACTGCCACTAGAACAAACACGGGTGCTGTATTGGCCAATTGAGAATAGAGAGCGTAATGAAGCGGGGCGACCGGGGAAGCTCCATGCAAAGTGTGCTATCGTCGATAACACTGCGCTGGTCGGGAGCGCCAACTTTACCGACGATGCTTTCAATCGGAACATGGAGCTGGGTGTGACTCTACGAGATCCGACAATGGTCGAAAGTCTCTTCTCTCATTTTGAAGAGCTCCGGCGAAAGTCGACTCTTAAAGAGATGGATTTAAAGCAGAGAAGGTAA
- a CDS encoding DUF2188 domain-containing protein has translation MSKRRNQHVVPHQDGWAVKPEDGRRASSIHETQREAIERGRAISQSQNSELIIHGRDGRIRERDTHGRDPYPPKG, from the coding sequence ATGAGTAAGAGGCGAAATCAGCATGTGGTGCCGCATCAAGATGGATGGGCTGTAAAACCGGAGGACGGGCGGAGAGCTTCATCTATTCATGAGACGCAGCGAGAGGCAATTGAGCGGGGGAGGGCAATTTCGCAAAGCCAAAACTCCGAGCTCATTATTCACGGGCGTGATGGCCGCATCCGTGAGCGTGACACGCATGGACGGGACCCGTACCCGCCCAAAGGCTGA
- a CDS encoding dynamin family protein, giving the protein MSDEHSHSHSVVGWFKKFVRPIFEKSEPAPVLEELDKQASRIEELERSKGSLFPICLLGQAGVGKSTLINTLIADTGIVVPSGGGTGPLTANALRVIHGERASFVVRYHSGKQVGQTRFILEAEIQRQSKHEVSLAQPEASEELETIAIELDAEEQKKTRTQEAIGRACLLVAGSQTAQRELTYLVDALRWVLGQAPKFQTQILPEDLDRLRHAQEALTHGTNDTPRHFDSLDNPDFGHRLRDHACGFLAPLILEMSIHWPSPLLRDSLELIDLPGIGILSDAYASVTSDYLRNRAKAVMLVVDSRGIRREDAELLNNSGFLNRLLHAGNDLTSDRVALIVVAVKIDDVAVENWRNDKALNGTPLKSKAQHFADQVERCRNDIAQRLQSFLREVWEDNSEGKRLVIQSILDNLQVFPVSAPQYRLLCADDPDDDRPFLPDVEATNIVALRVAISDVARQCLTEQSRQREETHQRFFGQLRARLEVLSAQRSEERKAEAEIVTFRQSLEEFMAPLQREFDTRRGGFRSFLRKTIPAQIEARVQTASSKASKDIQSYLGKLRDAHWKTLQAAVRKEGTFYGSRHINLPNDFALRFEAPVAEVWSREILVDIRRETREFSDYQSRAVTEVLDWARGQGIRVSTQLLEALVEVVKQNRQQVNAVGKEAVDELRDQVRRELIKKIEGPIRRKCQKFVADQKDHGIGVKSRILELFEQLAEEVVDAAAVPAVSLLVEKFKEVDKEILAAFGEHGEPLGEAADALIQRQERNVQRKDDQLGVAIESALAALPGEATVLSKGLA; this is encoded by the coding sequence ATGTCCGACGAGCACTCGCATTCCCACAGCGTGGTTGGATGGTTCAAGAAATTCGTTCGGCCGATCTTCGAAAAGTCTGAGCCAGCACCTGTTTTGGAGGAGCTGGACAAGCAAGCGTCCAGAATTGAAGAGCTAGAGCGGAGCAAAGGAAGCCTGTTTCCCATCTGTCTCCTGGGCCAGGCGGGCGTAGGAAAAAGCACTCTCATCAATACCCTGATCGCAGACACGGGTATCGTCGTGCCTTCAGGTGGGGGCACTGGTCCTCTTACCGCGAATGCCCTGCGGGTAATTCACGGCGAACGCGCGTCGTTTGTCGTGCGATACCATTCAGGAAAACAGGTTGGTCAAACTCGGTTTATTCTCGAAGCGGAGATCCAGCGCCAATCAAAGCATGAAGTCTCGCTGGCCCAACCAGAGGCTAGTGAAGAGCTGGAAACTATCGCCATCGAGTTGGATGCTGAGGAACAGAAGAAAACTCGCACTCAAGAGGCGATCGGACGGGCTTGCCTGCTCGTTGCCGGATCGCAAACAGCTCAGCGAGAATTAACCTATCTGGTCGACGCTTTGCGCTGGGTTTTGGGACAGGCACCAAAGTTCCAGACACAGATTCTCCCAGAGGACCTGGACCGGCTACGGCATGCGCAGGAGGCTTTAACGCATGGGACAAACGATACGCCCCGACACTTTGATAGCTTGGACAATCCAGATTTTGGGCATCGCCTGCGTGATCATGCGTGTGGTTTTTTGGCTCCGCTAATTCTGGAAATGTCTATTCACTGGCCGTCGCCTCTGTTGCGCGATTCCTTGGAACTGATTGACCTCCCCGGGATCGGTATTCTGAGTGATGCGTATGCCTCGGTCACTTCGGATTACCTCCGCAATCGGGCCAAGGCTGTAATGCTCGTCGTAGACTCCAGAGGCATTCGCCGGGAGGATGCGGAGCTCTTGAACAACAGCGGTTTCTTGAACCGGTTGCTGCATGCGGGCAATGACCTGACCTCCGATCGGGTCGCGTTGATTGTCGTCGCGGTAAAGATCGACGATGTGGCAGTTGAAAATTGGAGAAACGATAAGGCTCTCAACGGCACACCGCTCAAGAGTAAAGCACAACATTTTGCCGACCAGGTGGAACGGTGCCGAAACGATATTGCGCAGCGCCTGCAATCTTTTCTGCGAGAGGTTTGGGAGGATAACTCCGAGGGTAAACGTCTCGTGATCCAGTCCATCCTGGATAATCTGCAGGTATTCCCTGTTTCGGCTCCGCAATACCGTCTCCTGTGTGCCGATGATCCCGACGACGATAGACCGTTTCTCCCGGATGTCGAAGCAACCAACATTGTTGCTCTGCGCGTAGCGATTTCTGACGTCGCCCGGCAGTGTCTGACTGAACAAAGCCGACAGCGCGAGGAGACCCACCAACGTTTTTTCGGGCAACTGCGCGCCAGGTTGGAGGTCCTGAGTGCGCAGAGAAGTGAGGAGCGGAAGGCAGAAGCAGAAATTGTAACGTTCAGGCAAAGCTTGGAGGAATTCATGGCCCCGCTTCAGCGTGAGTTTGACACGCGTCGTGGGGGCTTCAGGAGCTTTCTACGGAAGACGATTCCGGCACAAATTGAAGCCAGAGTCCAAACTGCCTCCAGCAAGGCCAGCAAAGACATTCAAAGCTATCTTGGTAAGTTGCGAGATGCGCACTGGAAAACATTACAAGCCGCTGTGCGGAAAGAGGGGACCTTTTACGGTAGTCGTCATATCAATTTGCCCAATGACTTTGCTCTCCGTTTTGAGGCACCCGTCGCTGAGGTCTGGAGTCGAGAAATCTTGGTGGATATCCGGCGCGAAACTCGGGAATTTTCAGACTATCAATCTAGGGCAGTAACCGAGGTCCTTGATTGGGCTCGCGGGCAGGGCATTCGTGTGTCTACACAGCTGCTCGAAGCTTTGGTCGAGGTCGTCAAGCAAAACCGACAACAAGTGAACGCGGTGGGAAAAGAGGCCGTGGACGAGCTTCGTGATCAAGTGCGCCGCGAACTGATCAAGAAAATCGAAGGCCCAATCCGGCGCAAGTGCCAGAAATTCGTTGCCGACCAGAAAGATCATGGGATCGGTGTAAAGTCTCGCATCCTTGAACTGTTCGAGCAATTGGCAGAAGAAGTAGTGGACGCCGCCGCGGTTCCTGCGGTTAGTTTACTCGTTGAGAAATTCAAGGAAGTCGACAAAGAAATCTTGGCAGCATTCGGCGAGCATGGCGAGCCCCTCGGCGAGGCAGCGGATGCCCTGATTCAACGCCAAGAGAGAAACGTACAGCGCAAGGATGACCAGCTCGGGGTCGCGATTGAGTCAGCCTTGGCCGCCCTGCCTGGTGAGGCTACGGTACTCTCGAAAGGGCTCGCATGA
- a CDS encoding E2/UBC family protein, translating to MSYLPEPDRQYLTSKGIIFEEMEGDGKKAVVLKERPLPANRYDAKVVDVLILLPSSYPDVGPDMFYVLPWIKIFPANRFPNAADQPLDFGGQRWQRWSRHNNEWRPGIDGMRTMLKRVEHALESAV from the coding sequence ATGAGTTATTTGCCAGAACCAGACCGTCAGTACCTAACTTCGAAAGGCATAATCTTCGAGGAAATGGAGGGGGACGGGAAAAAGGCGGTTGTTCTGAAGGAGCGTCCTCTCCCGGCTAATCGATACGATGCGAAAGTTGTGGATGTGTTGATCCTGTTGCCATCGAGTTATCCAGACGTAGGCCCGGATATGTTCTATGTCTTACCCTGGATAAAAATCTTCCCGGCGAACAGATTTCCGAATGCTGCCGATCAGCCCCTCGATTTTGGTGGCCAGAGGTGGCAACGTTGGTCCCGCCATAACAATGAATGGCGTCCGGGGATCGACGGAATGAGGACGATGCTCAAGCGGGTCGAGCATGCCTTGGAGAGTGCTGTGTGA